One window from the genome of Gimesia aquarii encodes:
- the carA gene encoding glutamine-hydrolyzing carbamoyl-phosphate synthase small subunit encodes MQKTAKLALSDGSVFTGTAFGAEGEIHGEVVFNTSMTGYQEILTDPSYCGQIVTMTYPQIGNYGIAPEDVESSGIALRGFIIRELCEVPSNYRSTQTLDEYLKSAGVIGLQGIDTRALVRKIRTHGAMTGILSTEDLDDQSLVKKAQESPQLAGQDLVSQVIPKSSREWNESLHPLAHSSSTHAFSGKNLESLSEADYVSENSYHIVAIDYGMKWNIPRHLSQLGCKVTILPGDCTAQDVLELNPDGVFLSNGPGDPEPLTYAIETIRSLLDKIPIFGICLGHQLLGLACGCKTFKLKFGHRGANQPVVNHDTGQVEITSQNHGFAIDPESMPADVEITHVNMNDDTVAGLRHKTYPAFSVQYHPEASAGPHDSHYLFRQFYNCISSNTRVSS; translated from the coding sequence AGCCCTTTCGGACGGCAGTGTGTTCACAGGGACGGCTTTTGGTGCAGAAGGAGAAATCCATGGTGAAGTTGTGTTCAACACGAGCATGACCGGCTACCAGGAAATTCTGACCGATCCATCATATTGTGGACAAATCGTCACAATGACGTACCCCCAAATTGGTAATTACGGTATTGCTCCGGAAGATGTGGAATCTTCTGGAATCGCTTTACGCGGTTTCATCATTCGTGAACTTTGTGAAGTCCCCAGTAATTATCGCTCAACTCAGACTCTTGATGAATATCTGAAATCAGCTGGTGTCATCGGATTGCAGGGAATCGACACCCGAGCTCTCGTGCGAAAAATTCGTACTCATGGCGCCATGACAGGTATCCTCTCGACAGAAGATCTAGACGATCAATCTCTGGTAAAAAAAGCACAAGAAAGTCCTCAACTTGCTGGACAGGATTTAGTGAGTCAGGTCATTCCGAAGTCTTCACGTGAATGGAATGAGAGTTTACATCCCCTGGCACATAGTAGTTCGACTCATGCTTTCAGTGGAAAAAATTTGGAAAGTCTCTCTGAAGCCGATTACGTCTCTGAAAATTCCTATCACATCGTGGCCATTGACTATGGCATGAAATGGAATATTCCACGCCATTTGAGCCAACTGGGCTGTAAAGTGACTATCCTTCCTGGTGACTGTACCGCTCAAGATGTCCTGGAATTGAACCCTGATGGTGTTTTCCTGTCGAATGGTCCTGGTGACCCGGAACCACTGACTTATGCCATCGAGACGATCCGTTCTCTATTAGACAAGATCCCTATTTTTGGAATCTGCCTGGGTCATCAACTATTGGGCTTAGCCTGTGGCTGCAAAACATTTAAACTCAAGTTTGGTCATCGTGGTGCAAATCAGCCTGTCGTTAACCATGACACAGGACAGGTAGAGATTACATCCCAGAATCATGGATTTGCCATCGACCCTGAATCAATGCCTGCCGATGTTGAAATCACTCATGTCAATATGAATGACGATACGGTCGCCGGCTTAAGGCATAAAACTTACCCTGCGTTCAGTGTGCAATACCATCCGGAAGCATCGGCGGGTCCACACGACAGTCACTACCTGTTTCGACAATTCTATAATTGCATCAGTAGTAATACACGGGTTTCATCTTGA